The genomic interval GCTGCGATCGGTGATCGACAAACCGTTCGACAGCAAGCTGCTCAAGACGGTGCACGGAATCGGCTACCGTCTGGCCGACGATGAAACGCTCTAGAGCTGCGCTGGCCTGGCGGCCACGCCTGGGCCTGCGGGCCCGGTTTCTACTGTCGATCCTGGCACTCGTTATGGTGCTGCTGGGTGGCTTTATCTATGCGGTATCCGAGTTCCTGGACGTACTTGAAGACGACATGATCCACGGTGGGCTGGCACGCGACGTGGCGCACGTATCTGCGCTGTATCACCGCGATCCAAGCCTGCTGAACGTCCCCGAGCCTGGTCTACGGGTATTCGTGGTCGAGCGAGGCGAGACCGCCGAGCTGCCCGCGTCGCTGGCCCATCTCAAGGCGGGGCACTTCCGGGAAGTTCGCCTGCCCGATGCGCAGTACGAATACGGTGCGACACGCCGGGATATCGGCGATACCAGCCTCTATATCCTGCGCGATCTGAGCCCCGAGGAACGGCTGGAAAAAGAGCTGATCGCGCTGGCCTGGATCGTCGGACTGGGATCGTTGTTCCTGGCCGTGCTGCTCGCGCTATGGCTGTCGCATCTGGTGGTGCGCCCCGTACGCGAGTTTGCCGCGCGTGTGGCCGAGATCGTGCCCGGCCAGGCGCGGCCGGCCTTGCGCAGCGGCACCGGGGACCGCCAGCTCGACGTCATCGTGGAGGCGTTCGTCGGGGTCCTGGATCGTTTCGATACGTTCGTTGCGCGCGAGCAGGCGTTCACCGAAGACGCCAGCCACGAACTCAGGACACCCCTGGCGACGATCACCAGCTCGATCGATCTGATCGCCAAGGATCCGGCGCTCGGTGTCAAGACACGCACCCGTCTCGTGCGGGCGCAACAGGCAGCCGCCCGCATGCAGGAGCTGATCGATTCGCTGCTGCTGCTTGCGCGCGCCGAGGCCGGGCACGGTTACCGGACCGCGGTGGGCCCCGTGGTGCGCGAAGCGATCGCCATGCAGCGCCAGGCCGGTTCAGGAGATGATCAGGCCCTCTCCACACCGGACATTCGTTTCGAAATGGCCGAAGAACGGTATGTGCCGGTACCGGCCAGCATGCTGCTGTCACTGGTCAACAACCTATTGCGCAATGCCGTCGAGCATGCGCGCAGCGCTCGTATCGATATCAGGCTGGACCGAGAGCGTCTGTGCATCACCGACCATGGTTCGGGCATGGCGCCGGCGGTGATGTCGCGAGTGTTCGACCGCCGGTTTAGAGGAGAGAGCAGCCGCGGCCACGGACTCGGCCTGTATCTAGTCAAACGTATCTGTGAGCATTTGGGCTGGACAGTGGACGTGCAAAGCACGCCCGGGGTCGGCACCTCGTTCGATCTGACGTTTGCCGACGCCCTGCCGTCGAGCGTCGTTGTGGGACATCGCTAACGCTTTGGACACGGCCTCAGCACGGTCAGACGACGCGACGGACACGATCATCTCCGGATGCGACGCCGTGATCGAGCCATCCGTACCCCACAAGAGGTTGCCCGCAACCGAAGATGCCGTACGCAAGGTTTGATGGGGCTACTGCCCAGGCCGCGCAGCGACACGGTCGGACTTACGCTGGCCTCCGCTGCCTATATCGCCCTGTTTCTGAATACGACTTTCTGGAAGGCGACTTTCGCGGCTGCCGGGGTCGAACTGGCCCGCAATCTGGGCTTCGGGCTGTGTCTGGCACTTGCGGTCTGGGCGTTCTTCGTAGGGCTCGTGTCGTTCGTGGCCGTACGTCATGTATTCAAGCCGGTGCTCATTCTGATGTTGCTGCTGGCGGTGCCGGCCAGCCATCTGATGAACCTCAGCCATCCGACGATCGATGCGCTCGTCGACGAACTCGGGCATGACTACCGCCTAGACGGGGCGCATTGGCTCGTCCGGTGGGCTCTGGTTGGCGGGCTGCCTAGTCTGGTCGTCCTCCTCTGGCGGATCGACTACGACCGCTTCTGGCGTGAAGCCCGAAAGCGGATGCTGACCCTCTCCGCCGCCGCGTTGGTCCTCTCTGCTGCGGTGTATTCGTATTACCCGGCATTCGCGAACGTGGCACACGCACACCCTGAACTGCGCCGTCTCGTGAACCCTGTCTACCCGATCTACGCATCGGTTCAGGCCATGCGTCGAGCCATCAGGGGCAGGGCGCGTTCGTACGAACCGACAGACACGGCGACTCGGCCGGTGCGTGTCCCCGGGAAAAACGGTTCGACCCGCCCGATCGCACGGCGCGCCTCGCGGTCCTCCCAACCGCTCGCTGTACCGACGATTCATACGGACGACGGGGCCAATACCAGGGGTACGGCGTTCGGGTTGTGCGAGGCGCCGAGCCCGGCTATCGGGTTGTCGCTTCAGGACAGGCGTCGGCGGTCGACCGCGCCTTTGCTGGCGGCGTCCGCCAACGAACACGCCTCCGACGTACCCGAATCCGGGATTCGGCCAATTGATCAGAACAGGACCCTCTGCTTATGAGCCCAAGATCCCTCGACAGCCGCCATACGATCGCGCGCCCGGAACGCGCGTTGTTGTGGTTGGCCGATCCCGTACTCATCTGGCCTGTCGTGCTGCTGGTCTGTGCGCTCGTTGCCGTGCACTGGCTCGATCTGGACATGCGCCTGGCGGATACGCTGTACCGCATTGAAGGCGGTCGGTGGTCGCTACGCTATACTTGGCTGACATCCGAAGTACTGCACAAGGGCTCGCAGCGTCTCTCGATCGTCATCGGTGTCGTCACCCTTGCGACCATCGTCTGCAGCGGTTTCGTGGGCCGGCTCAGACCTTACAGGCGTGGGCTGGTGGCCGCATTCGCGGCAGCGATCACAAGCCTTTTGATCGTATCGCTATTTAAACATCAGCTGCCGTTTGCCTGTCCTTACGACATGCAGCGGTATGGTGGCAAACTCGCAGCCCGGTCGGTCTCCGAGCTGTTCTGGCATCAGGATGTCAGCGGCTGCTTCCCGGCCGGGCACGCCGCGGGCGGCTACTGTTTTGTTGTGTGGTTCTTCTTCGCCCGGCACTACCGCCTGCCTTACTACGGGTATGTGGGGCTGCCCGGAATGGTGCTCGGTCTGGTCAACGGCATCGATCAGCAACTGCGAGGTGCTCACTTTCTGTCACATGACCTGTCGGCGATTCTACTGTGCTGGGTCGTGGGCTATGCCGTATTTCATGGCGTGGTCGGTCGGTCCCCTCGGGTATCGCATGCCGCGCTGAGAAAATCCTCGGCTTAGCGCGGGCTGTAACCGGTGTGAATCGTGTGGTTCGGCTACGGTGCCGAGAGCTCGTCTGTTAAGACGGCTCGCAGCCGCGGCGGTTCTGGCTCACAATGCGTGTCGTTTTTTCAGTGGCCTGATACACCGTTCATGAATCACGACACTCCCATGGCCGAGATCATCGCCGGCATGTGCCGGGCAGACCATGCCGCCTGTCTTGAGTTCACACGTCGCCAGACCCGGGAGGATCAGCAGGCACTCGAGCTCGGCGCGGCCTTGCTGCGCGATCTCGCCGCGGACCTTCGTGCGCGCGATGTCGTATCGCTCATGGCCTGGTCCTCGCCCGAGGCTTACGACCCGGTCCCCGAGGCATTGCTCATCCAGGCGCTCAAGGGTGCTGCCGCGCAGGACGCCGATCGCGTACGCGCGGCGCTTACGCCCATGGGCTTCGCCGATCTGTGCGCAGTGGCGACCACGGCCGACTTTCTTCGCCAGGCCGCAGAGCATCTGCGCGTCTACGGCGGGCCTGCCCATGCCGCGAGTCCGCAACGCCGCTTGATATAGCCGCCTGGACGGTCGGCATGCGCGGTCGGCCAATCAACGCCGCAATGGCGTACGCATGGCCGGATGGCCGCGGTCCGTTGCTCCTGATACAGGTACTCAGGCAAAGCCGGTAGCCGTACCGCGATGCAGGAAAAGTAAAGCGGGATGGTCGAAGCGTAAGGAAAAGCCGGCTGAAAAGCGGCGAGCTGCAAGGCAGCACGCCCGGCAGCCGATGATCGGATGACGCATGATGCGCTCTCTGACCGGACGAGGTCTCTGGATATCTTTGGCGGCAATCGCACGACCGAGGCTGGTCGGCGATAGCTGCCGGCATGGAAAAATCGGGCGGCCACTGGCTTTTATGCCACGGCCGCCGCCGGCTAACACGGCAAAGACGGCAGGCCGAGCCCGATCGATGCGGCGTCGAATCGATAGAGAAACGATAGGCGACCGAATCCCCGGCCTTCATCTCGCACGCCGGGAGCCCGCACGCTCGCAGTTCGCCGGGATACTACATGTATCGGTCGCGCGATGGCCGGCGTGAACCGAATACGGCGATACCCCGACACGGGTATCGCCGTGTGACGATCAGCTGCGTGCGACCAGCTCGATCCAGTAACCGTCAGGATCGAGCACGAATGCGATATGACTCATGCGCCCGTCTTCCGGACGTTTCTTGAAGCTCACGCCGTTTTCGTCCATCCACCGACACGCGGCTTCGAGGTCAGGCACCGTGAAGCAGATATGTCCGTAGCCCTGTGGTTCTTCGTTACCGTTGTGGTAGCGAGCGTTCGGGTCCTTTTCGGTGCCCCAGTTGTGGGTCAGCTCGAGAACGCCCTCGCGCCCGTTGACATATTTCGCGCGCGCTTGCTGGTCTTCGGGCACATCGTCGTCGCCGGTGCAGGCCAGAAAGTAGAGCGTGAACTCGCCTTCGGGCATGTCGACCTTGCGCAACAGCCGCATGCCAAACACCTTGCTGTAAAACGCCAGCGACGCTTCGGGATCAACAATGCGCACCATTGTGTGATTGAACAGAAAACCGCGCGTCTGTTCGGGCACCTCGGAATGAATGCCGGGCGCTTCTTCGGTATTGAACGCCATTTTTGCTCTCAAACGGTGTGAATCAGTGCGTTGTACTATGCCTCAACATTCCATGGAGCCCAAGACAAGGAGTTGGAAGTGCCACGGATATGGTTCGACGACATCGATCTGGCGAGTGTCAACGCTTTGAACGACAAGGACATGATCAGTCGCCTGGGGCTGGTCTACACGTCCGTCGAGGACGATGCCCTGGAAGCGGAGTTCGTCATCGACGAACGTACTCGTCAGCCGTTCGGCCTGCTCCATGGCGGGGTATCGTGTGCGGTCTCCGAATCCATGGGGAGTGTGGGCGCCAATCTGTGCGTGGACGGGCGCAAGCTGGTCTGCGTGGGCGTGGATATCAATGCCAGCCATCTCCGCGGCGCATCCAGCGGTCTCGTCCGCTGCCGGGCCGAACCGGTGCGTATCGGCCGCTCGTCCCAGGTATGGCAAACCCATCTCTATGACAGCCGGGACAGACCGTTGTGTGTCAGCCGTCTGACGGTCGCTGTGATCGAACGGCGCTGACTGCACGAGCCGGCGTCGCAATAGTCTATGCTGGAGACCTGTACCTGATCGATAGCAAGGAATACCGGATTGAAAGCCTCCGATCTATTCGTCCGATGTCTTGAAGAGGAGGGCGTCGAGTATGTGTTTGGCGTACCCGGCGAAGAAAACCTCGATGTCATTGAATCCTTGCGTAACAGTCGTATACAGCTGATCGTCACACGCCACGAACAACACGCCGCGTTCATGGCGGCCACCTACGGCCGGCTCACCGGCCGCGCAGGCGTATGTCTGTCGACGCTCGGCCCGGGTGCGACCAATCTGCTTACCGGGATCGCCTATGCGCAGCTCGGCGGCATGCCGTTGCTGGCCATCACCGGCCAGAAGGCCATTCGCGACAACCGCCAAGGCCGATTCCAGCTCATTGATGTGGTCGATACGTTCCGTCCGGTGACGAAATGGAACAGCTCGTTGACCGACAGCGGCGTGATTCCGCGCAGCATTCGCCACGCTTTCAAGGTCGCCGAGTCGGAACGGCCGGGTGCTGTGCATCTGGAATTGCCCGAAGATATCGCTGGCGAGGAGATAGAGCCGAGCCGGCCACAGGCGCGCGTGAGCCTGCGCCGGCCGAACGCCGATGAACAGGCCACCGAGCAGGCCGCAAACATGATCCGTGCCGCGCGCCAGCCGATCATCATCTATTCATCCGGCGCCAACCGGAAGCGAATCACCGAACAGCTTCAGTCGTTCGTGGAGGCAACCGGCCTGTTCGCGATCGGCACCCAGATGGGCAAGGGCGTTCTGGCAGACGATCATCCCCAGAGCCTGTTCTGTATGGGCATTCACAACCATGACTATGTCCACAGCGCGATCGACGAAGCGGATCTGGTCATCACGCTGGGCTATGACGTGGTCGAATATCCGCCTGCGGTCTGGAACGCCGACAAAGACAAGCCGATTATGCATATCGACTTCGTGCCGGCCGAACCGGATGAATGGTACAGCCCGGCCCACGAAGTGATCGGCGATATATCCAACACTCTGGTCAATCTCCGTCAGCGGCTGGCCGGGCACCGCTTCGATACGACGCGTCTGGCGAGACTACGGACGTTTGTCGACGAGCGACTGCACCGCGGCGAGTACGAATACAGCTATCCGCCGACACCACAACGTATAGTCAATCAGGTTCGCGGGGTCATGGGGCGGGAAGATATCATCAGCCTCGATAACGGCATCTATAAGATCTGGTTCGCGCGGATGTACCCGGCCTACGCGCACAACACCGTGCTGCTCGACAACGCGTTGGCCAGCATGGGCGCCGGGCTGGCAGCGGCCATGGCCGCCAAGATGGTCCACGGCACGCGTCGTGTGATGGCGATCTGCGGTGACGGCGGCTTCATGATGAACAGCCAGGATCTTGAAACCGCGGTTCGTCTCAAACTCGATCTGGTCATTCTTCTGCTGCGAGATGACGGCTACGGATTCATCCGCTGGAAGCAGGCCGGTGCCGGCTTCGAGGACTTCGGCATGTCCTTCGGCAACCCGGACTTCGTGGCCTACGCCCGGGCGTATGGCGCGACCGGCTTGCGCGTGGCCGAGGGCGACCGGCTTGGCGATGTGTTCGAGCACGCCTATGCGCAGGGCGGTGTCGTGCTCGTCGATTGTCCGATCGACTACGGCCCCAACAGCGAGCTCGACCACGCGCATCACGTCGATCCGGCTGTGCTGGAGGGAAAGACTCTGTGAACGCTGCTCGTAGTCGCTACCGGCATCGATAGCATGACGTCCATCCGGTCGGCCGAACAGCGCGATGCGCTGATCGATGCACTCGCGAGGCGTCGTTTCGACGGCCTCGAAGCGATTCTGCCGGAGATCACGAACACGGCGAGAGATCTGCTATCGGTCGATCGGGTTTCGATCTGGCTGTTTTCCGACGATCGGCGGCTGTTGCACCGTATCGAGGTGTGTCCGGAGTGCGATCACTATCCGCGCAGCCGACCGCTGACACTCGATGTCACGCTACGACCCGACTATACCGAGCAACTGC from Salinisphaera sp. T31B1 carries:
- a CDS encoding HAMP domain-containing sensor histidine kinase, which produces MKRSRAALAWRPRLGLRARFLLSILALVMVLLGGFIYAVSEFLDVLEDDMIHGGLARDVAHVSALYHRDPSLLNVPEPGLRVFVVERGETAELPASLAHLKAGHFREVRLPDAQYEYGATRRDIGDTSLYILRDLSPEERLEKELIALAWIVGLGSLFLAVLLALWLSHLVVRPVREFAARVAEIVPGQARPALRSGTGDRQLDVIVEAFVGVLDRFDTFVAREQAFTEDASHELRTPLATITSSIDLIAKDPALGVKTRTRLVRAQQAAARMQELIDSLLLLARAEAGHGYRTAVGPVVREAIAMQRQAGSGDDQALSTPDIRFEMAEERYVPVPASMLLSLVNNLLRNAVEHARSARIDIRLDRERLCITDHGSGMAPAVMSRVFDRRFRGESSRGHGLGLYLVKRICEHLGWTVDVQSTPGVGTSFDLTFADALPSSVVVGHR
- a CDS encoding DUF1705 domain-containing protein, which produces MGLLPRPRSDTVGLTLASAAYIALFLNTTFWKATFAAAGVELARNLGFGLCLALAVWAFFVGLVSFVAVRHVFKPVLILMLLLAVPASHLMNLSHPTIDALVDELGHDYRLDGAHWLVRWALVGGLPSLVVLLWRIDYDRFWREARKRMLTLSAAALVLSAAVYSYYPAFANVAHAHPELRRLVNPVYPIYASVQAMRRAIRGRARSYEPTDTATRPVRVPGKNGSTRPIARRASRSSQPLAVPTIHTDDGANTRGTAFGLCEAPSPAIGLSLQDRRRRSTAPLLAASANEHASDVPESGIRPIDQNRTLCL
- a CDS encoding phosphatase PAP2 family protein, which gives rise to MSPRSLDSRHTIARPERALLWLADPVLIWPVVLLVCALVAVHWLDLDMRLADTLYRIEGGRWSLRYTWLTSEVLHKGSQRLSIVIGVVTLATIVCSGFVGRLRPYRRGLVAAFAAAITSLLIVSLFKHQLPFACPYDMQRYGGKLAARSVSELFWHQDVSGCFPAGHAAGGYCFVVWFFFARHYRLPYYGYVGLPGMVLGLVNGIDQQLRGAHFLSHDLSAILLCWVVGYAVFHGVVGRSPRVSHAALRKSSA
- the gloA gene encoding lactoylglutathione lyase, with amino-acid sequence MAFNTEEAPGIHSEVPEQTRGFLFNHTMVRIVDPEASLAFYSKVFGMRLLRKVDMPEGEFTLYFLACTGDDDVPEDQQARAKYVNGREGVLELTHNWGTEKDPNARYHNGNEEPQGYGHICFTVPDLEAACRWMDENGVSFKKRPEDGRMSHIAFVLDPDGYWIELVARS
- a CDS encoding hotdog fold thioesterase, which produces MPRIWFDDIDLASVNALNDKDMISRLGLVYTSVEDDALEAEFVIDERTRQPFGLLHGGVSCAVSESMGSVGANLCVDGRKLVCVGVDINASHLRGASSGLVRCRAEPVRIGRSSQVWQTHLYDSRDRPLCVSRLTVAVIERR
- a CDS encoding acetolactate synthase large subunit, which encodes MKASDLFVRCLEEEGVEYVFGVPGEENLDVIESLRNSRIQLIVTRHEQHAAFMAATYGRLTGRAGVCLSTLGPGATNLLTGIAYAQLGGMPLLAITGQKAIRDNRQGRFQLIDVVDTFRPVTKWNSSLTDSGVIPRSIRHAFKVAESERPGAVHLELPEDIAGEEIEPSRPQARVSLRRPNADEQATEQAANMIRAARQPIIIYSSGANRKRITEQLQSFVEATGLFAIGTQMGKGVLADDHPQSLFCMGIHNHDYVHSAIDEADLVITLGYDVVEYPPAVWNADKDKPIMHIDFVPAEPDEWYSPAHEVIGDISNTLVNLRQRLAGHRFDTTRLARLRTFVDERLHRGEYEYSYPPTPQRIVNQVRGVMGREDIISLDNGIYKIWFARMYPAYAHNTVLLDNALASMGAGLAAAMAAKMVHGTRRVMAICGDGGFMMNSQDLETAVRLKLDLVILLLRDDGYGFIRWKQAGAGFEDFGMSFGNPDFVAYARAYGATGLRVAEGDRLGDVFEHAYAQGGVVLVDCPIDYGPNSELDHAHHVDPAVLEGKTL